A part of Xenopus tropicalis strain Nigerian chromosome 4, UCB_Xtro_10.0, whole genome shotgun sequence genomic DNA contains:
- the LOC116410287 gene encoding uncharacterized protein LOC116410287, with protein MCNEKTATYWTGGGSDSHNEDDAPPSLCLMGGQMDMACNLATDPRPLTNVRVYLPLQKTLRNLRLLDLRLKYNSQQVRLPAGQQESSSSSDESDPKAPEPREEEEEDEGQEKDRASLIQLLTLCHCQLQQYEELKRQSQRQSQMLWEAQETIGHLRDSVAALHCANAQKEEELFFLWEELIQCKRLLREKTERITDMREMFRNFGEHLGKRGSTPQSNEHLGAENPVTEDPNSKICVIL; from the exons ATGTGTAACGAGAAGACCGCGACCTACTGGACCGGGGGGGGGAGTGACTCCCACAATGAAGACGACGCTCCCCCCTCCCTGTGTCTGATGGGCGGACAGATGGACATGGCCTGTAACCTAGCAACCGACCCCCGACCCCTCACCAACGTCAGGGTTTATCTCCCCCTTCAAAAAACCTTGCGGAACCTTCGGCTGTTGGACCTTCGGCtcaagtacaactcccagcaggtcCGACTCCCGGCGGGTCAGCAGGAGTCCAGTTCCAGCTCGGATGAGAGTGACCCCAAAGCCCCAGAACccagggaggaagaggaggaagatgaaGGGCAAGAGAAGGACAGGGCGTCCCTCATCCAACTGCTCACCCTGTGCCACTGCCAACTGCAACAATACGAGGAGCTGAAGCGACAGTCGCAGCGACAGTCACAGATG CTGTGGGAGGCGCAGGAAACCATCGGGCACCTACGGGACAGCGTCGCCGCTCTGCACTGCGCAAACGCCCAGAAGGAGGAGGAGCTCTTTTTCCTGTGGGAGGAGCTAATCCAGTGCAAGCGGCTCTTACGGGAAAAGACGGAGCGGATCACGGACATGAGGGAAATGTTCAGGAACTTTGGGGAACATCTGGGAAAGAGGGGTTCAACCCCCCAATCTAATGAGCATTTGGGAGCAGAGAATCCAGTGACTGAGGATCCCAATTCCAAGATCTGTGTGATCCTGTGA